The following coding sequences lie in one Arachis ipaensis cultivar K30076 chromosome B05, Araip1.1, whole genome shotgun sequence genomic window:
- the LOC107643553 gene encoding binding partner of ACD11 1 isoform X2 yields MTGGSGYMVEVTGLSPKTTEKDLHHFFAFSGAIEHVEIVRSGDCACTAYVTFKDAYSQETACLLSTQHRDQFVSSAGEAVTAAQEVVKTMLAKGYVLSKDALAKAREFDESHQVSATATAKVSELSERLRLADKISTGVGAVKSVDQKYNISEIARSAASATGRSVAAAGDSVVNSSYFSKGALWLSGALTRAAHVASDLGARGDGQH; encoded by the exons ATGACTGGTGGTAGTGGATACATGGTAGAAGTTACTGGACTTTCGCCAAAAACCACCGAGAAAGATCTCCACCATTTCTTCGCTTTCTCCGGCGCGATCGAGCACGTTGAAATCGTTAG GTCTGGTGATTGTGCTTGTACTGCATATGTGACATTCAAAGATGCATATTCTCAAGAAACTGCTTGCTTGCTTAGT ACACAACATAGAGACCAATTTGTTTCCTCTGCTGGAGAAGCAGTTACTGCGGCTCAAGAAGTTGTGAAGACCATGCTAGCAAAGGGATATGTTCTCAGTAAGGACGCATTGGCTAAGGCTAGAGAGTTCGACGAGTCTCATCAGGTTTCTGCGACTGCAACAGCGAAAGTTTCTGAACTGAGCGAGAGACTTCGCCTCGCTGACAAGATATCAACAGGTGTTGGAGCTGTGAAATCTGTGGATCAGAAATATAATATCTCTGAAATAGCCAGGTCAGCTGCATCTGCAACTGGAAGATCGGTGGCAGCCGCCGGGGACTCTGTAGTAAATAGTAGCTATTTTTCGAAGGGAGCATTGTGGCTGTCAGGTGCTCTAACCCGAGCGGCTCATGTTGCTTCTGACTTGGGTGCTCGTGGCGATGGTCAGCACTGA
- the LOC107643553 gene encoding binding partner of ACD11 1 isoform X1, with product MTGGSGYMVEVTGLSPKTTEKDLHHFFAFSGAIEHVEIVRSGDCACTAYVTFKDAYSQETACLLSGATILDQRVCITRWGQCDDGYGFWNQPSYNRDDETASNTQHRDQFVSSAGEAVTAAQEVVKTMLAKGYVLSKDALAKAREFDESHQVSATATAKVSELSERLRLADKISTGVGAVKSVDQKYNISEIARSAASATGRSVAAAGDSVVNSSYFSKGALWLSGALTRAAHVASDLGARGDGQH from the exons ATGACTGGTGGTAGTGGATACATGGTAGAAGTTACTGGACTTTCGCCAAAAACCACCGAGAAAGATCTCCACCATTTCTTCGCTTTCTCCGGCGCGATCGAGCACGTTGAAATCGTTAG GTCTGGTGATTGTGCTTGTACTGCATATGTGACATTCAAAGATGCATATTCTCAAGAAACTGCTTGCTTGCTTAGT GGAGCCACTATTTTAGATCAACGTGTATGCATAACGCGTTGGGGGCAGTGCGATGATGGCTATGGTTTTTGGAATCAGCCTTCCTACAACCGTGACGATGAGACTGCTTCAAAT ACACAACATAGAGACCAATTTGTTTCCTCTGCTGGAGAAGCAGTTACTGCGGCTCAAGAAGTTGTGAAGACCATGCTAGCAAAGGGATATGTTCTCAGTAAGGACGCATTGGCTAAGGCTAGAGAGTTCGACGAGTCTCATCAGGTTTCTGCGACTGCAACAGCGAAAGTTTCTGAACTGAGCGAGAGACTTCGCCTCGCTGACAAGATATCAACAGGTGTTGGAGCTGTGAAATCTGTGGATCAGAAATATAATATCTCTGAAATAGCCAGGTCAGCTGCATCTGCAACTGGAAGATCGGTGGCAGCCGCCGGGGACTCTGTAGTAAATAGTAGCTATTTTTCGAAGGGAGCATTGTGGCTGTCAGGTGCTCTAACCCGAGCGGCTCATGTTGCTTCTGACTTGGGTGCTCGTGGCGATGGTCAGCACTGA